One genomic region from Anguilla rostrata isolate EN2019 chromosome 2, ASM1855537v3, whole genome shotgun sequence encodes:
- the LOC135249261 gene encoding LIM domain only protein 7-like isoform X5 translates to MSQSLDGEEDTTSEISHSLREEEAENVSEKETADEAADLVSKRVMRSDSPVSSALSMQTDRSNPLDFPNLRTQPMESSVRGQTGLVETHLHSQCRKRFGALSWSRRILCDICCEGRAKAVKVCLTCSASYCESHVRHHYTVEALQKHKLEEITEDLDGRHCPQEERKNLSVSMETEQGETQSPVADAQSLHKNGQKQEMMCEPMKGSWIKDLLIFITLGSVLAMTLLFIAFTPKESGRRPVPYGLRIVLVGRSGAGKSATGNTILGREVFKEGFSPVAVTSKCETHSGQVAGRNVTVIDTPGIFGIYLSNDEIKHEMVESINNLFLVVIRLGRFTVEERDTPKWMQENFGGGALQYSMVLFTGGDELTTPVEEFLRKSSDLQEVVNLCGGGYHVFNNKEKNNRTQVTELLEKIEAVLLKMTGYHHATMMIQQAERKIQAEEERKREESERKIGAKEEKKREEAEKKIREEKKRLRKFETKIRAEEERKWEESVRKIRAEEEKKREESERKIRAEEERKREESVRKIRAEEEKKREESERKIRAEEERKREESEREIRAEEERKREVTEIEIRAEEERKREESEREIRAEEERKREESEREIRAEEERKREETEIEIRAEEERKREEMSNSAEFKVVLTAVFISLAITWVIAERKIKNRVAEEERKREEAVKKIKAEVNTTLEEHEKKLKDMEVILSSYQAKDKPQKKWYHF, encoded by the exons atgagCCAATCTTTGGATGGAGAGGAGGACACTacctctgaaatcagccacagTCTAAGGGAAGAGGAGGCTGAAAATGTCTCTGAAAAGGAAACGGCTGATGAAGCCGCAGACCTCGTTAGCAAGAG GGTGATGAGATCTGACTCGCCTGTTTCCAGTGCTCTGTCAATGCAGACCGACCGTTCCAATCCTTTAGATTTTCCAAATTTAAGGACTCAGCCCATGGAATCAAG TGTCAGAGGCCAGACTGGCCTGGTAGAAACCCATCTCCACTCACAGTGCAGAAAGAGGTTTGGAGCTCTATCTTGGTCTAGACGAATACTCTGTGACATCTGCTGTGAGGGAAGGGCCAAAGCTGTTAAGGTCTGTCTGACTTGCTCTGCCTCCTACTGTGAATCTCACGTCAGACACCATTATACTGTAGAAGCATTGCAGAAACATAAACTAGAGGAAATCACTGAAGACTTGGACGGGAGGCACTGCCcgcaggaagagaggaaaaaccTTTCAGTCTCTATGGAAACAGAGCAGGGTGAGACACAG TCGCCAGTGGCAGATGCTCAATCTCTGCACAAAAATGGCCAGAAACAAGAAATGA tGTGCGAACCAATGAAGGGGTCATGGATAAAAGACTTACTCATTTTTATAACTTTGGGGAGTGTCCTGGCCATGACACTCTTATTTATCGCTTTTACTCCAAAAG AGTCTGGAAGGAGACCTGTGCCTTATGGTCTGAGGATTGTGCTGGTGGGCAGGAGTGGAGCAGGAAAGAGTGCAACtggaaacaccatcctggggAGAGAGGTGTTTAAAGAGGGGTTTTCCCCTGTGGCAGTGACCTCAAAGTGTGAGACACATAGTGGACAGGTGGCAGGGAGGAATGTTACTGTGATAGACACACCTGGGATCTTTGGCATATATCTTTCTAATGATGAAATCAAGCATGAAATGGTAGAAAGCATCAACAACTTGTTTTTGGTAGTGATCAGACTGGGGAGGTTCACGGTGGAAGAGAGGGACACTCCGAAATGGATGCAGGAGAATTTTGGAGGAGGTGCTTTGCAGTACTCAATGGTGCTCTTCACTGGAGGAGATGAGCTGACTACACCAGTGGAGGAGTTTCTGAGAAAAAGCAGCGATCTTCAGGAAGTCGTCAACCTCTGTGGTGGCGGATATCACGTCTTCAACAACAAAGAGAAGAACAACCGCACTCAGGttacagagctgctggagaagattgAAGCAGTGCTGCTCAAAATGACAGGATACCATCATGCCACTATGATGATCCAACAGGCTGAAAGAAAGATacaagcagaggaggagagaaagagagaggagtctGAGAGAAAGATCGGAGCcaaggaggagaaaaagagggaggaagcCGAGAAAAAGATCagggaagagaagaagaggCTGAGGAAGTTTGAGACAAAGAtcagagcagaggaagagagaaagtgGGAGGAGTCTGTGAGGAAGAtcagagcagaggaagagaaaaagagggaagagTCTGAGAGAAAGAtcagagcagaggaagagagaaagagggaggagtcTGTGAGGAAGAtcagagcagaggaagagaaaaagagggaggagtCTGAGAGAAAGAtcagagcagaggaagagagaaagagagaagagtctgagagagagatcagagcagaggaagagagaaagagggaggtgACTGAGATAGAGatcagagcagaggaggagagaaagagagaggagtctgagagagagatcagagcagaggaagagagaaagagagaggagtctgagagagagatcagagcagaggaagagagaaagagggaggagactGAGATAGAGAtcagagcagaggaagagagaaagagagaggagatgagtaATTCAGCTGAATTTAAAGTGGTACTTACtgcagtatttatttctttagcGATAACATGGGTAATTGCAGAACGCAAAATCAAAAATAGAgtagcagaggaagagagaaagagggaggaggctgTGAAGAAGATCAAAGCAGAGGTAAATACAACGTTGGAGGAGCATGAGAAAAAGTTGAAAGACATGGAGGTGATTTTGAGCTCATATCAAGCAAAAGACAAACCGCAGAAAaaatggtatcatttttaa
- the LOC135249261 gene encoding LIM domain only protein 7-like isoform X6 has product MSLKRKRLMKPQTSLARDQLCSCTPFRVMRSDSPVSSALSMQTDRSNPLDFPNLRTQPMESSVRGQTGLVETHLHSQCRKRFGALSWSRRILCDICCEGRAKAVKVCLTCSASYCESHVRHHYTVEALQKHKLEEITEDLDGRHCPQEERKNLSVSMETEQGETQSPVADAQSLHKNGQKQEMMCEPMKGSWIKDLLIFITLGSVLAMTLLFIAFTPKESGRRPVPYGLRIVLVGRSGAGKSATGNTILGREVFKEGFSPVAVTSKCETHSGQVAGRNVTVIDTPGIFGIYLSNDEIKHEMVESINNLFLVVIRLGRFTVEERDTPKWMQENFGGGALQYSMVLFTGGDELTTPVEEFLRKSSDLQEVVNLCGGGYHVFNNKEKNNRTQVTELLEKIEAVLLKMTGYHHATMMIQQAERKIQAEEERKREESERKIGAKEEKKREEAEKKIREEKKRLRKFETKIRAEEERKWEESVRKIRAEEEKKREESERKIRAEEERKREESVRKIRAEEEKKREESERKIRAEEERKREESEREIRAEEERKREVTEIEIRAEEERKREESEREIRAEEERKREESEREIRAEEERKREETEIEIRAEEERKREEMSNSAEFKVVLTAVFISLAITWVIAERKIKNRVAEEERKREEAVKKIKAEVNTTLEEHEKKLKDMEVILSSYQAKDKPQKKWYHF; this is encoded by the exons ATGTCTCTGAAAAGGAAACGGCTGATGAAGCCGCAGACCTCGTTAGCAAGAG ATCAATTGTGTTCATGTACCCCTTTCAGGGTGATGAGATCTGACTCGCCTGTTTCCAGTGCTCTGTCAATGCAGACCGACCGTTCCAATCCTTTAGATTTTCCAAATTTAAGGACTCAGCCCATGGAATCAAG TGTCAGAGGCCAGACTGGCCTGGTAGAAACCCATCTCCACTCACAGTGCAGAAAGAGGTTTGGAGCTCTATCTTGGTCTAGACGAATACTCTGTGACATCTGCTGTGAGGGAAGGGCCAAAGCTGTTAAGGTCTGTCTGACTTGCTCTGCCTCCTACTGTGAATCTCACGTCAGACACCATTATACTGTAGAAGCATTGCAGAAACATAAACTAGAGGAAATCACTGAAGACTTGGACGGGAGGCACTGCCcgcaggaagagaggaaaaaccTTTCAGTCTCTATGGAAACAGAGCAGGGTGAGACACAG TCGCCAGTGGCAGATGCTCAATCTCTGCACAAAAATGGCCAGAAACAAGAAATGA tGTGCGAACCAATGAAGGGGTCATGGATAAAAGACTTACTCATTTTTATAACTTTGGGGAGTGTCCTGGCCATGACACTCTTATTTATCGCTTTTACTCCAAAAG AGTCTGGAAGGAGACCTGTGCCTTATGGTCTGAGGATTGTGCTGGTGGGCAGGAGTGGAGCAGGAAAGAGTGCAACtggaaacaccatcctggggAGAGAGGTGTTTAAAGAGGGGTTTTCCCCTGTGGCAGTGACCTCAAAGTGTGAGACACATAGTGGACAGGTGGCAGGGAGGAATGTTACTGTGATAGACACACCTGGGATCTTTGGCATATATCTTTCTAATGATGAAATCAAGCATGAAATGGTAGAAAGCATCAACAACTTGTTTTTGGTAGTGATCAGACTGGGGAGGTTCACGGTGGAAGAGAGGGACACTCCGAAATGGATGCAGGAGAATTTTGGAGGAGGTGCTTTGCAGTACTCAATGGTGCTCTTCACTGGAGGAGATGAGCTGACTACACCAGTGGAGGAGTTTCTGAGAAAAAGCAGCGATCTTCAGGAAGTCGTCAACCTCTGTGGTGGCGGATATCACGTCTTCAACAACAAAGAGAAGAACAACCGCACTCAGGttacagagctgctggagaagattgAAGCAGTGCTGCTCAAAATGACAGGATACCATCATGCCACTATGATGATCCAACAGGCTGAAAGAAAGATacaagcagaggaggagagaaagagagaggagtctGAGAGAAAGATCGGAGCcaaggaggagaaaaagagggaggaagcCGAGAAAAAGATCagggaagagaagaagaggCTGAGGAAGTTTGAGACAAAGAtcagagcagaggaagagagaaagtgGGAGGAGTCTGTGAGGAAGAtcagagcagaggaagagaaaaagagggaagagTCTGAGAGAAAGAtcagagcagaggaagagagaaagagggaggagtcTGTGAGGAAGAtcagagcagaggaagagaaaaagagggaggagtCTGAGAGAAAGAtcagagcagaggaagagagaaagagagaagagtctgagagagagatcagagcagaggaagagagaaagagggaggtgACTGAGATAGAGatcagagcagaggaggagagaaagagagaggagtctgagagagagatcagagcagaggaagagagaaagagagaggagtctgagagagagatcagagcagaggaagagagaaagagggaggagactGAGATAGAGAtcagagcagaggaagagagaaagagagaggagatgagtaATTCAGCTGAATTTAAAGTGGTACTTACtgcagtatttatttctttagcGATAACATGGGTAATTGCAGAACGCAAAATCAAAAATAGAgtagcagaggaagagagaaagagggaggaggctgTGAAGAAGATCAAAGCAGAGGTAAATACAACGTTGGAGGAGCATGAGAAAAAGTTGAAAGACATGGAGGTGATTTTGAGCTCATATCAAGCAAAAGACAAACCGCAGAAAaaatggtatcatttttaa
- the LOC135249261 gene encoding uncharacterized protein LOC135249261 isoform X4 — protein sequence MLSPPNRHHQQEEREHLSVPVETEQGETQSPVTDAKSLHQNGQKQKRITLDDLPRTPFLFKMSQSLDGEEDTTSEISHSLREEEAENVSEKETADEAADLVSKRVMRSDSPVSSALSMQTDRSNPLDFPNLRTQPMESSVRGQTGLVETHLHSQCRKRFGALSWSRRILCDICCEGRAKAVKVCLTCSASYCESHVRHHYTVEALQKHKLEEITEDLDGRHCPQEERKNLSVSMETEQGETQSPVADAQSLHKNGQKQEMMCEPMKGSWIKDLLIFITLGSVLAMTLLFIAFTPKESGRRPVPYGLRIVLVGRSGAGKSATGNTILGREVFKEGFSPVAVTSKCETHSGQVAGRNVTVIDTPGIFGIYLSNDEIKHEMVESINNLFLVVIRLGRFTVEERDTPKWMQENFGGGALQYSMVLFTGGDELTTPVEEFLRKSSDLQEVVNLCGGGYHVFNNKEKNNRTQVTELLEKIEAVLLKMTGYHHATMMIQQAERKIQAEEERKREESERKIGAKEEKKREEAEKKIREEKKRLRKFETKIRAEEERKWEESVRKIRAEEEKKREESERKIRAEEERKREESVRKIRAEEEKKREESERKIRAEEERKREESEREIRAEEERKREVTEIEIRAEEERKREESEREIRAEEERKREESEREIRAEEERKREETEIEIRAEEERKREEMSNSAEFKVVLTAVFISLAITWVIAERKIKNRVAEEERKREEAVKKIKAEVNTTLEEHEKKLKDMEVILSSYQAKDKPQKKWYHF from the exons TTACATTGGATGACCTTCCAAGAActccttttctctttaaaatgagCCAATCTTTGGATGGAGAGGAGGACACTacctctgaaatcagccacagTCTAAGGGAAGAGGAGGCTGAAAATGTCTCTGAAAAGGAAACGGCTGATGAAGCCGCAGACCTCGTTAGCAAGAG GGTGATGAGATCTGACTCGCCTGTTTCCAGTGCTCTGTCAATGCAGACCGACCGTTCCAATCCTTTAGATTTTCCAAATTTAAGGACTCAGCCCATGGAATCAAG TGTCAGAGGCCAGACTGGCCTGGTAGAAACCCATCTCCACTCACAGTGCAGAAAGAGGTTTGGAGCTCTATCTTGGTCTAGACGAATACTCTGTGACATCTGCTGTGAGGGAAGGGCCAAAGCTGTTAAGGTCTGTCTGACTTGCTCTGCCTCCTACTGTGAATCTCACGTCAGACACCATTATACTGTAGAAGCATTGCAGAAACATAAACTAGAGGAAATCACTGAAGACTTGGACGGGAGGCACTGCCcgcaggaagagaggaaaaaccTTTCAGTCTCTATGGAAACAGAGCAGGGTGAGACACAG TCGCCAGTGGCAGATGCTCAATCTCTGCACAAAAATGGCCAGAAACAAGAAATGA tGTGCGAACCAATGAAGGGGTCATGGATAAAAGACTTACTCATTTTTATAACTTTGGGGAGTGTCCTGGCCATGACACTCTTATTTATCGCTTTTACTCCAAAAG AGTCTGGAAGGAGACCTGTGCCTTATGGTCTGAGGATTGTGCTGGTGGGCAGGAGTGGAGCAGGAAAGAGTGCAACtggaaacaccatcctggggAGAGAGGTGTTTAAAGAGGGGTTTTCCCCTGTGGCAGTGACCTCAAAGTGTGAGACACATAGTGGACAGGTGGCAGGGAGGAATGTTACTGTGATAGACACACCTGGGATCTTTGGCATATATCTTTCTAATGATGAAATCAAGCATGAAATGGTAGAAAGCATCAACAACTTGTTTTTGGTAGTGATCAGACTGGGGAGGTTCACGGTGGAAGAGAGGGACACTCCGAAATGGATGCAGGAGAATTTTGGAGGAGGTGCTTTGCAGTACTCAATGGTGCTCTTCACTGGAGGAGATGAGCTGACTACACCAGTGGAGGAGTTTCTGAGAAAAAGCAGCGATCTTCAGGAAGTCGTCAACCTCTGTGGTGGCGGATATCACGTCTTCAACAACAAAGAGAAGAACAACCGCACTCAGGttacagagctgctggagaagattgAAGCAGTGCTGCTCAAAATGACAGGATACCATCATGCCACTATGATGATCCAACAGGCTGAAAGAAAGATacaagcagaggaggagagaaagagagaggagtctGAGAGAAAGATCGGAGCcaaggaggagaaaaagagggaggaagcCGAGAAAAAGATCagggaagagaagaagaggCTGAGGAAGTTTGAGACAAAGAtcagagcagaggaagagagaaagtgGGAGGAGTCTGTGAGGAAGAtcagagcagaggaagagaaaaagagggaagagTCTGAGAGAAAGAtcagagcagaggaagagagaaagagggaggagtcTGTGAGGAAGAtcagagcagaggaagagaaaaagagggaggagtCTGAGAGAAAGAtcagagcagaggaagagagaaagagagaagagtctgagagagagatcagagcagaggaagagagaaagagggaggtgACTGAGATAGAGatcagagcagaggaggagagaaagagagaggagtctgagagagagatcagagcagaggaagagagaaagagagaggagtctgagagagagatcagagcagaggaagagagaaagagggaggagactGAGATAGAGAtcagagcagaggaagagagaaagagagaggagatgagtaATTCAGCTGAATTTAAAGTGGTACTTACtgcagtatttatttctttagcGATAACATGGGTAATTGCAGAACGCAAAATCAAAAATAGAgtagcagaggaagagagaaagagggaggaggctgTGAAGAAGATCAAAGCAGAGGTAAATACAACGTTGGAGGAGCATGAGAAAAAGTTGAAAGACATGGAGGTGATTTTGAGCTCATATCAAGCAAAAGACAAACCGCAGAAAaaatggtatcatttttaa